CATGTTCCATAGCTTAGCCTTACAATAGGGACACACCTCAGTTGGATGAAGAGGAGCGACCCTCTGAATCAGCATTTTCCTAACCTTCGATAATGCAAAAGATTTAAATATCCCACGAAAAAAACCAATGTCCCCTTCGTCCCCTTGGTCTAGATGTTCGCAAGGATCGGAGACATATAAAACATCTGTTCGACATTGTGGCAATAGGAAGCTCTTTCCAGATGTACTCGAGAATCGTGTTCTGTGGACAAAATGGCCAGGGATTTGAATATTATTGAACAAACCATCTTTTTCACAGCCGAAACAGTACACAAGTAGCTTGCCAAGTGCCCTCCAGTTACCATCCACACTATGACTTCCCCTAGACTGCAAATCAATCATCATCTTCGGGGCTCGTGTCTTACAGAACTCTTTCCAAAGAACACGTTTAGCTAGATCATCAAACCATTTACAAGCACAAGAAAGTGCTGCAATCAATTTTGGGTTCCAATTCAACTGATTGAAAACTAGGAATATGACTTTTTCGCTAAGATGCCCTTTCGTGCAAGCACAAGATGATGAATGTAAGCAGCGCAATTGCTTTGTGAGATACATAATCCTCTCCTGGTAATAGGGACAGAAAGAATAACGGATATCTCAACACAGCAAATCAGAATGTAACCCATACAGATAACTTTGTAATTGGTAAAACATACAAACTTCCATTGGTAGGATTACATCATCCCACAAGTATAAAACAAGAGAAGATGATTAATAAAGTCTAGTACAACTGACAACAACTAACAGCAGAGACATCTTAAATGCAAACGAATGAGTTGGAGAATATAACAGGTGAATGGCGAACCacaatgaaaattgaaatgttgtttattttctaaaaattcaaGTTCCACCCTCCAAATTTTAATGAGCCGTTCTCTCCCTGTCTACCCCAAGAAATCCCGAGTTCTCCCTTGAACTTATGCACGACTAATAAATAAACATCTGGGATGGGAAAAAAGAATTCCTCCAACCATAACACATAAGAACGACTGCAAGTAAATCATGAAGCAAGATCCAACACCATGAAAGTCCCATCTCTTCAGAATTTATCTCCGATGAAGGTGACACAACCAATTTTTAGAGTCAGTCAGTCCCAAACATCACCGCAAACATTTTCAAGGAACAAAGTGGAAAGAGGACATAACAATCTTTTTATTGATTGACACCAAATGCGTATGTACAACGGCAAAAATATAAGAATTGGAAATTTCCCACAAGAGTCACAATGCTACTAAATACACAACCAACCACAAACCAGAAAATAACATCAAATCACACTCCACAACGTGCAACCAGcagttaaagaaaatattggtTACAAAATACGGGACAACAAAATGGTGAGAAACTTAAcatatgaaattttgaaatttgcacaAGGCATCCACGAAAACTCTAATACAACATAATCAAGTGGATTTGTAAAAGTtgagaaataatatatttcatcaAACTAAAGCGAAAGATTTAAGGGAACCTCCCATATATTGCAGTACGATTCAGCTCCCAATCACAAACCTAAGCTACAAAAAACTAAAACCCTCTTCAAGTTTCGGAAAATCACGATGAACCATCACTAAAAAATCATCCCAATAAGTATAAAATTGCAGAACACGTAATGCTTGCAAACTTGTTTTCCTGAAAGCAAGACCttgatttcaagaaaatttagTCAATTAATTAACTAGATCGTACAATCACGACCACAGATCCAAACCTCAGTTGGAAATCAAACTACTTTCAGCAACTGTCCCCAAATCTCAGCTGCATGGACAAGAAACCAAGATTTTAGGGATTTGCATGTAATGGAATCTGAGACATCACCAATCCACACGCACGATTCACCAAACGATCGATATTTTAACCATTTCCAAGCAACGATTTCAGCCaataatggaaaaaaaaaatttatatcaaatttgtGGTCGAAAGTGGGCGTAGAGATTTTGCCAAGTAGAGTATTGCGTCAAGAAAGGGGCTTCTTTGAGGCAACGATCTGGAAAcacaagaaaatataaaacacTCCACAATTTTGTGGTAAAAGATAACATCAACGGCTGTCACTGAAGAGTAAAACACAGGCCACGGAAATAATTGGTGTGCTTCCTTCGATCCCACGTTGGGAATGGCTACGGGGTCCACCCGTTAAATTTTCGATTCCATATCCCACGCAACccattaatatttcaaatttaatagaTCGAGCATGCTGGATTtgattataataaatatatttttaattttttattaaacaatcaTAACAAAATAGCTCAAGTTAAAGATACTATCTTTCCCACATATCGATTAACAGTAGGGACTAGGGAGCTTACGAGACATATACGTTAATATTGGAGCTAggatctaactcaatctcaaaaACTAGTTTAAGAGATGAAGATTGCTCAAATCCATATATGGACCCCTCAGGAATTTTATCTAACCGATATGGGACAACGTTCATGAATAAACATTTaaagcgtgaagtttacaaatgacccaattatgggcagaacgggtgTCCCAACTATGGGCAATGCAACACATAACGGTAGAACCTGAGCTATGATTtccatgttaagattggaacttgaacctaactcaacctcaaaaaCTAGTTTAAGAGatgaggattgtccaagtccatatatacaactctcaggtattttatctaatcgatgtgggacaactaacaatATATTATGAAGCAATGTGCATCGTCTTCTAAGAAATTTTGTGTGCTACTTCAAGCACAAATTCACTAAGAATTTTTAGGCAAGTTGAAAAAGTTGGtaaaatgaaaatcaaaatcatgTATTAAAGGTTGATGGGATGAGATAAAACAACATTTTAGTCTGTATGATGATGGTTAGACATGCAACTTATGATTTAGGTTTCAAACTCAAATGCTAAAAATAAATGCAACCTGCTCTcagatatatcatatattagaaCAAGATATTTACATAGAAAATACCAATCGTCAATACCATATATGTTTCACCGGAACAATGGTCAATGCCACCCGATTTCATGAAATATTGTAAAACAATTAAGCTCAATCACATGATTCACATAATTTCTATTAAGTAGGTCTTGGATGATCTATGCTCGTAATTAATAGTGTAATCAAATCGGATCAAGAATTCAGTTTTAAGGTTTGAATTTGGGTCTATATTCGaattcgagctcgattcgaagctcaaattttttaatttttttggctcAAGTTCAGCTTTAAAAGAAATTCGAATTCGGCTCAAATCTTCAAACATATTCGTGAGCTATTCAAACTATTGTTCGGATAGTAAGGTTCAAGAATAAAAGTTCGAAAGCtcgaaatatatttaatatataattaatattatatatttaaaatattaatgttcGCGAGTCGCTCGTAaattatcaaacaaaataacttGGACTTAAGTTCGACTCGAAAAAAGTTCGAACATGTTCAAGTTCGTTAAATTCGAATgcgaatcaaatatttatcgaacCGACTCGATTCGTTTACAATCCTACACGGAATATATTTAGAATAAGGGTAATCATTTTGGGCATCTTGTTTTGATGAGGACTGAATTGAAGTATCGTTGCGCGCTGCACTCGAGTTTTTGGAAGCAAAAACTACAAATTATTTGTAATAAGAACtacaaatcaaaaaaaaaaattcttacatGTATGCACAAGTTTACCACGTAGAAAACAAAAGCGTCAACGAAAATATCCCACGAAAAAAGTACAACTGATAAGTGAGAGTTTCGcattgtatttttatatattaattttaaatttatggatttcgaatatattcaaaaatatttttgttattttagaaaaataaaatcataaattttaaatctataaTTTGCAGGTTTGTACGATGTTTAATGTTAATTAGGATGAATGTTAAGTTCACAtataattgatatatttgaaattcattctactttaTGTAACTCTTAAGAAATGGTCTCACAAATCTAATAtatatttgcaatgaaaaataatagttttggcataaaaaaatatttttttataaattaagtcAAATGGGAgatgtttgataaaattaacATATGAGACTgtagatatgaattttatgttaatttaatttGGTTAAGAATTGTGTCTGAACAGCAATTATTTGCTAATATCTTTTTGCCGTATTTCGATTTTCTTCATTTGCTAAATGAGTAACTATTAACGTTTTCTTTTCCTATATAATATCGTACACAAGTTTGTTTAAGGAACTTTTAAGAAATGAAAATTTGTTCGATGATCTTTTTAGCACAGCATTTACATTATAATGTAAGGTtaagatataaatataattatcaaacaataatgtgttttatctatttttaaaaccggtatcatcattttcattgaccaaactcaaattttatatactatatatattttattctcaCTCAAGATTAAGAATATAATGTCAAATGGTGTCCGAGTTGATGGTATAAATGATTACTTGAATAATTGTTATGAGTTCGATTCTCTTTACCAATACATTATCGGGTGAGTCAATTGTATAGGATTTATCTAATACAGTTTACCTGATTAACGTGATTTACATGCTCTTATGATATTTCGGGGGTTTATTTAATATGCACTAAAGAGTAGCAGCTATATGTTCTTTAAGTcatcaaaagaaaaataaagaatataaaGCTAGGAAGTGATTTTACAACAAAAAGGTTAGAGAATTATCAGGTTATTgtgcattaaaaaaaatcacaagaaTACATGTAAAAAGACAAGTACATATCAATGAATTGAAGACTGGAACACATTCTAAATCATCTGGAAAACCAACATTGTCAATACCAAAACAAGTATACACCAATTTTACAAAGAATGTAACACAGCATGAAATCATACAAATTTTGTTGTTCTCATGCTTTCTCTTCCATCACtctaaaattcaagaaaacacaAACAACAAACAAACCTTCTAAGCACCGGGTAGAAGCGAGCACAGGAAGGAATCAGACCTCCCCGATTTTCCTATTTCTAACCTCGCTTCGACAAATATACTCGTGTATATTTACAGTGCTAGAGGCCTGCAAAAGCAGTTCCTCCCATCTTATTATTCTCCCAAAACTAGTCTATACAGTCCGAAACACAATGAAAGTTATTGTTATTCGCCACTTTTAACTCACAGGGTGTGAAGAAGGTATCCTTTCTTGGAGAGAGATCACAGTTTCAAAAGCGCCCACCAAGGCCTTAACTTTGCTTTTCCTGCTTTTAACAAGTTTGCTCGCGGTTTCTTCGATCACATTATTGAATAAAAGTTGATCATCTTTCTTGCCCTGCACATCTTGGTGCTTTAAGACAACCTTCTCAGAGGACAGCTTTGCATCAGTTGCACCATCGTCTCCAGTATTTTTATAAGTTCTTGTGCTAACATCAGCCTTGCTGTTTGCTGCCCCCACAATGTTCCGTTTTCGAAATTTAAGTCTCCTGGGATTGTTGTTGTCTGACATAAGGTCCACTACCTTTCCACTTCGGAACTTTAGCTTCACTGGTGAGCGATATTTATCTTCTGAAAGTATCAACCTATTCTTTGTCAGAGTCTTCTTGCCATTTTCTGTCACAGATTCCACTTTTTCATTCTTCTCAGGTCCATTGTCAGACAAGACAAGTTCATATGCGTCACCGCCATTGTGATCACTCTCGTCGTCATGTTTCTCACGAGACGACAAAGATGGAGACTTTCCACGAGACAGTTCATCTGAGATGGAATCCAAGGAATCACTCCGAGTT
This window of the Primulina huaijiensis isolate GDHJ02 chromosome 3, ASM1229523v2, whole genome shotgun sequence genome carries:
- the LOC140974440 gene encoding EID1-like F-box protein 2, with the protein product MYLTKQLRCLHSSSCACTKGHLSEKVIFLVFNQLNWNPKLIAALSCACKWFDDLAKRVLWKEFCKTRAPKMMIDLQSRGSHSVDGNWRALGKLLVYCFGCEKDGLFNNIQIPGHFVHRTRFSSTSGKSFLLPQCRTDVLYVSDPCEHLDQGDEGDIGFFRGIFKSFALSKVRKMLIQRVAPLHPTEVCPYCKAKLWNMLAANMIPPSATCRLGAYEDSIEYYVCLNGHVLGICTLLPLSDTDEPSEE